The Rhododendron vialii isolate Sample 1 chromosome 8a, ASM3025357v1 genome has a window encoding:
- the LOC131336161 gene encoding thioredoxin H-type, which translates to MAAEGQVISCHTVAAWNDQLLKGNESKKLMVVDFTASWCGPCRFIAPFLAELAKRLPTVTFLKVDVDELKSVAKDWAVEAMPTFVFLKEGKLVDKVVGAKRDELQQTIAKHNT; encoded by the exons atggcAGCGGAGGGACAAGTGATCAGTTGTCATACCGTGGCTGCATGGAACGATCAGCTCCTCAAGGGCAACGAATCCAAGAAATTG ATGGTTGTTGATTTCACTGCTTCATGGTGTGGACCGTGCCGTTTCATAGCACCATTCCTGGCAGAGTTGGCCAAGAGGCTCCCCACTGTTACCTTCCTCAAGGTAGATGTGGATGAGCTCaag TCGGTTGCAAAGGATTGGGCTGTGGAGGCAATGCCGACTTTCGTATTCCTGAAAGAAGGGAAGCTTGTGGATAAGGTGGTGGGAGCAAAGAGAGATGAGCTGCAGCAGACCATTGCCAAGCACAACacctaa